The Alnus glutinosa chromosome 10, dhAlnGlut1.1, whole genome shotgun sequence DNA window CCCAAGCGAAGTCTTGACATACGCACCAAAGAACACAGTTGGCAAAATCTAAATGACTACTGCGTGGTTTGTCCATAAATTGACCAAGGACTTGAACCAAATAGAGAGATTAGGACGTCTGATAGTCAAATAAAGCAAACACCCAATTAACCTTTTGTAACTAGTGGGATCAGTAAGTAAATCACTGTAATCATGTGAAAATTTAGCATTAGGCTCTATGGGAAACTTTGATGGCTTGGCAGCAAGAAGACCAGACTCTTGTAATATTTTCAATGCATATTGATAGAAATGCCTTGAGAATTAAGAGCTATTTCTAGACGAAGAAAAAACTTTCGAGGGCCAATGTCTTTAAGTTGAAACTTagcattaagaaaatgaataatttccAAACCAACCACGGAGTCATTTCTAGGTGTGACGATGTCATTAATGTATACTAACAAAGGCAATAAAACAAGATCCTTATAGCCCTTGTAAATAATGAGTAGTTAGCCTTTGATTGGACAAAACTATGATCAATCAAGGTCGTggaaaatttagaaaatcaTTGGCGAGATGCTTATTTCAATCCATAGAGAGATTTGTTGAGCTTACACACCTTCGAAACacacctccccccccccccccccccccctcctgtTCTCTCTTTTTAGCAAATTTTGGAGGCAAACGCATATATAATTCTCTGTGTAAGTCACCATGACTTTGTGTGGCTCGATGTTACCATCAGCTCGGTATTTGGATTTGTATACCCATTTACAACCTATGGGTTGCTTATTAGGAGGCATATCAAGGATGTTCCATGTGTTATTCTGTTCAGGGGCTTGAATCTCTGCCTGGCATAGCCTAATGCCAATGTGGATACTTGATTGCTTAGTGGAACAATTTAGGTTCAGAATTGGATCGGAGGTAACGGAAAGACTAAAGTATTTTTTTAGCAGGAGAACGTTTATGATAAATAGAAGAAGATAGATCGTAAAGCATACCTGTCGAGGAATGAGATTGAAGTGAGGTAGAGTCAACTAATTGACAATGATATTACTGCGAATACCCTGCTTTGTTTCTAACTCTAGAAGAACGTCTAAGTGAATGTCTAGAATTGTCTACAATAGGCGTTTGAGAAGCAGAAACAATTGGAGATTTGAGTTCAGAAACTATAAAAAGTTTAGTAATAATGGAGATAGCTCATCGTGGGGATCCATCAAAAGGCATGCAGAATCAACCTGCCCGAGAAAGACATGCTTCTAAGTGTGCTCTGAGTGTTAGCTATTGCGACGGGTAAACCACCAGATCATGGACATGTGTCTCGGGTGCCACAACGGGTGTGAAATCTTGAGAGTTTATAGCTGGTGAGGCCTCAAGGCGTTGACACATGAGCTCAAAAACGGTACATTACACGAGGAAACAGAAGAATGTTCGAAGCTCCGGTTGAAACCAAGGGCCTATGAAGGTAACAAAATTCCCATTATCCGAGCTTTTAGCTGGAATAAGAAAATTAGGAGATAACTGTTGGAGATAATCTCACTTGGATTGGCTCATTTTGAAGATTACAAGTCTCTGAATCCACATTGACTCATTGGCGATTGTGGGCTCGTAGTCTATCAAGTACAAGCTCGCGAGTATAAATTTGGATACCCTGGAGCTCCGAGAAGGTACTGCCCcagtgttagagaatatattgataccgtatattacagtactctccatatattggaggatttgatttaatcctcattaattgtaattaaatcaaatttgaatacgttcaattcttctttttttttaaggaaagattaattttcattaatcaagagaATGGTACATAATAAGCCACCATAAAGGTGTATACCCCAAACCTGAGCCAACAAACGACGCAAACCATTACAGACAGAATGCTACAAATAAAACTTAGCCAACCAAAATGATGCTTCTGCGTTGACATAAAACTTTACTTGAACACGAAGTCGGTCACACATTTTGGGCTAAAAGCAATGACTAAGTTAATAAGCACAAAGCAAACTGCCAAACAAACGCACAGGTACAGGAAAACCCAATACAGAAACTGCGTTCTAGGAGAATCGCCGCCAGAGGAGGCGTGTGGGCCACACACGCCACCGCAAGAAGACCCCCAACATCAACCATTCACCAAAAGCCTCTGATCTCCACCATGCACGACAAAAACAACGGTTTGTGGTCATCACGCCCAACTCAGAACAGAAACCACCCAAGCGCGTGATGACCAAGTGCCGACCACTGGGACTAAGCACGGTCGTGGAAAATGGCTGCCGCACCAGAAAGCGACAGCGAACAAGCTTGGAAGGCACATGTCCAACAAAAGATGACGGAAAATCGCAGTCTGGCCTCCAAGAAAACTAACGTTTGAAAACTCGGCCAAGATCTCCGCTGTCGGCACGCACGGGACGACCACTCCCCTCCAGCACCTTCTCGAGTGAGTTTACTgttaaaaacaaactaaaaacaagaaaaaataaacctcCATAGTCCAAAAGGACTAGGAGGACCAAAACCACCAACGGATCTAGTCCGTGGGGACTGGAGAAAGGAAGGGGGGTGGGAGAAAGGAATCGGGGAAACGGAGGGAGAAAGGGAGGAGGAGGGGGAAAGGAATCagggaagggggaggggggttAGGGTTTCGGTAAGGGGTTTCCTACCTCCACACCAGGCTGAAGGGAGAGAATTtaaatacattcaattctgatttgattatattctttCTACAaactattttgtattctctctatattcCTATAAATAAggataatttgtattgtaaattaattaagcaataagagcataatgtagccttagGGCTTTATCCTGTAGATGTAGGTCATCGAACGAATCACGTAAAATCTTTGTCTCTATTTCTTATTATTccactttattttcttttagttttatgttttctttcatggtatcagagctaaagCTAACGCTAATGTTCGATCCAAGGTCAtgtgaattctttttttttttttttattattattattattattctgtttTATTGCCCTCTCCTTAATAGTATGCAAATCTCCTCGTCATAGATTTGCATACTtcatttgatgaaaaaaaaaaaatcactccattgtttttttttttcttcacggCAAAGAACCTgtttttgcttctcttttttgtttttcttcatttccctTTGGTTTGTGTATTGTCAAACAAGTGGTGTGCATGAGTTGGAGATAAGTTTTACTCCGACCCACGACACCTGTGTCTCATTTGGagacaaaacaaaccaaattaAATCCCCTCGCTTtgttcttgattttgttttgattttatatattaaaaaaaaaagtatatggcTTTATGCCTTGAAGCAAGTGGTTTTTCAATACATAGTGAACACGCTGTATGGTATTTGAAAGCAAATacgtaatttaaaaaaaaaaaaaaaaaaaaaaaaaaaaaaaaaaaaaaaaaaaaaactctttggtaaactatatatatacacacacgtgGAGAGTGGTGTTCTTCTAAagatcataaaagaaaaaaaaaattaataaccaaCGGTCATAATTAAACggaaagcattttttttttcttcctttctttgacATAAAAGCTCGTGAGAATATCTTAATACCAAATGGTAAATCATTTAAAGATGGCTAAAGAGTGGTATTTGGCACACGCACGAATTATATAAAGCGGAGAAGAGCCtcacaaaaagaaagattttttctAAAGGAAGATAGTTAacttctttatttaaaaaatagaatgagAAGGCTAGGGGTTAAGACTAAATCAATCTATTAAGCTTTAATTATAAAGGAAAACTAAGCAAAATTATATTGATTATAAGCTTACGCACACACTGTGTGTCAAATAGGAATCCTCTCCAATCTCCGTGACACAAACTCTCACATTTTTTAGGCCCAAAATTTaaaggaaacaaacaaaaaatgatagatgGGTGGGTACGTATCCCGATTAATGTTTGAATTTTATAATTCTAGAATATTGAAGTTCAATGGCCAACCCGTACgcataacaatatatatatatatatatatatatatatatatatatatatatatatatatatatatatatatatatatatatatatatatatatatatatatatatttttaattattcaaaaaagaaaattggaaTGATATATATACTAAGACGACACAATCAGTTGTTCTCGTTTGTACatttgttttaaattaaaacattttgagATAACTTCATAAAAATGTATTGAATTATATGTCGTTTTGAGATAATGGTATTGAATtaacaaacgtctcaaactgggATATTCACGTTTTCAAACGTCCCAtttaagggtactccgttaggatttaataataaatcctaacggagtacacTAAATAgtactcctatttttttttaagaaaaaaaaaaagaaaaagaaaaaaacaaatgacaagatttaggtgttggttagaatttaacataataaaatttatgttaatttgatacatttttatgaagttatcccaaactttttttctttttctttttttcattcaaaGAAAGCAAAACCAATGGTCTTGAAGCATGAACTATTCATTGGggtgttttcaaaattttaattgataatTCCCTTCTATCGTTTCTATTTTACTTAAAATGGAGATAACAGTttggcttgtttggcaaactcttctaatttatttttttaaaaaaatcaacttcaaaacatttcattttctatatcacatcaataacatTTTTATATTAGTTCGGAGGTCGTGCGATACCACGGACCtaataaatgaaaattgaattttCCTCTCTCTTGGAATCTATCACACGACACATATCAAAATCAATCAACAACCGgacctttgtgttttttttttttttgtaataggaggaataattaattaatagatgCGTGGAGGTGAGCTATCTTTCTTGGCTGACCACAATTATGGGAAAGAAAGGCCACCTGCAGCCAAAGTAGACTACACAACAAAACACAGAAAACATCATATATTCACATGTATAACCTGTCCATGCAGGTTGATTTGTACCTAGaaagcataaaagaaaaaaagaaaaacatattacTTTGTTGGAGTAAATATGCATGGTAATTGTTATGCCTTGAAAGGTGCTTTGCTTTGAGAAGATATTGTTTGGGATTTATTCATCGTGTAAATAGTTGATAATGTTGTTGGGGTCTTATATTAGTTAGACAATAGCTTTATAATGGGTTtatattgttaaagtattgattaaatgattaaatttacatatttttattagtttaagcaTTTGGGACAAGTGagaatttaacatggtattagaggaAGGATCTTAAATTCGAATCATGTCTCATTTATTTactttctatttcaattaaatattttatgtgttgggTCTCactattaaaagagagtttgagctcACTTGTGAGGAGGCCGAGAGTGTTTAAattaatattgattaaatgattaaatttaccaatTATTGACAgtttaataattaattgaaataagaggtaAATGAAAGAGACAAACTTCAGACACAAGAGctttactctgataccatgttaaatcactatttgttTCAAAACCTTAATCCgacagaaaaatataaatttaattaatattttaacacataTGAATTGGGATAACCTGAACAAGTTTTTGGATTGAATGCTGTAAAAGTAAAACATCATGATGAAATGCAAGTAATAAAAGCAAGCCATTACTtacattttcatttcttttattatgattGTCATCCCACAAATAACAAGTTCTtcaaatataatcaaaatttgATAGCTAGCTAGCCCTCAAATGCTGCGCTAATTATAACTTCAAATATGAGGATCGACATTTGATGAAATAGTTCCCgcccctttaattttttttctttcctttacgAATCTATGACACCAATTTTAGCCAATAATTACAATGATATGTATTCGacataaatatgtattttgtaTGTGAAATAGTTGTCACGTGCGATATATAAGTTGTTGATTACATTTAAAAGGGAGTTCTACTAAAGTTTTGATTCATTTGATCATATCAAAGCCAAATACCACGTCAAAGGTTCAAGTCATGAATAAGACGACCTAAGAGATAAAGTAGACTACCGTGAAAGTTGGCTACATAGCGTGATAATACATTACGATATTAAGTATCTCACATCCCATTGGCTGCAAAGTGACACTAGTTTAGTTTCCACAGTAACAACACAAAAAACTTTGCAGAACATGAGTCGCTTGTTGCACGAATCACGTGTACAGTTGCATATATGATTGTATATTTGTATTAGTgtaaaagcattttcaaaattaatatgtatatatatttgttttgtataTTGGGAATGTTTTAAAAAGATTGTATTAAAGagcataaaataaagataatcccacatgaaaaaaagagaaagtgtagttggcatttataagtTAGGCCAACACGTACACTTTAAACATTTAAAGTAATACTTGGGTATATGCACTTTCATGTATATTCTAATACGGTGCGAAGCACCGGACACGCGTGTGTGTAGCAGTGCATGGGCGCTTGAAGAGCTTGGAGCGATCTAATTATGACctttcaattttggatggtcatgatcAATCAATCGATCTGGTGGTTTGATCTAGaccataggatgcttcttaggtagATCTAACGATTGGATTTACTGGATCATCACTTAAGTAAACTATAAGGTCATATCACATTAGATCTAACGgttgaaattaaataataacgatctaatatatgattattattattagataatTATTGATAGTTATTTGATTTAATGGTCAGAATTAAGTTTATGTTAAAATATCAGTTTATAACTGTTACTTGAACAGTTATGGACAGTTCGATAAGCAATTATTCAACCAATTATTCAACACAAtcacatctctctctttctgtgtGGGAAAATTGTTTTGGCGTGCGACTGTATTGTCGGTGGTTAGTGAGTGGCTGGTGCCCATGTGAAGCAACAAGTCAAAGAAATGGCCAATGGGAAGAAAACGGGAACATGTAGGCGTGAAGCACGCGCGAAGGAGGACAATGTACGTTCGTATTTCCGGCCACCACTCGAGAAAAGAGTGATCTATCCGGAGCTGATGAGAGAACTGGAGGCCAGACCACGTTTTAATTATTGACGATCAGCCAATGAATCTGGTCTTAGGGAGATACAATCATATATACAAGGACTTGTAATTCCCCAGCCCGTAGAAAGTGTGATCACGAGCTGATCTGAAGGGAAGGACGTGTACGTTggtcttaattaaaaatatgtttttaaacaaaattacagcaattattttgttaagaactgtgtttaataattaatataacgATAGTTTGAAAacgtgaaaaaaatttattttaaagattttatccAATTGACAGAGACCAATAACAAGGTTTTTTTTGACATTCTATCACTTTCATTGGCTACCCTACTCCTGATATTCTATCACTTTCATTGACTAATCAAATTAGAGGTGTATATGAGGGTGGTTAATGTCCGCATCCGCTATCTGTAGCTATCCGCTATCCATACATGCAgatgcggttagcaaaaattactatttatatatGCAGATACGGATAGCGGTTTTAGAATCCGCACATCcttaatatataacatatatttttatatattttatattgaataTATTTACCAAAACCAGGtcgtataggttatgtttagtgtttaagttttaggtttctttcttctcctcacTTCCGAGTTCACATTAATCACATGCAACTAGAGCGCGCCCAAAGCCGTCTTCTTCATCTCGCATCTTGCCTCTCATCTCTAATTTACTCATATTTCAGACTctcattatattttttatgttttgaatttgaattttttttttttttttttttttttttttttttttttttttttttttgatgtttgtttgatttgtaatttattttttttatacttgcTGGAATATTATTTCTATTAAGTAGCTGCATGATTAATGTTGGCTGCAGGGTTAATGTTGGCACTACGTAATTACCCATATTCCTGAAATGGAAAATATTGGGGCTGGCAGGCTGCATGGTTTATTTAGACATTTTCATTGCAAAATTTAATTGGCAATTTTTATTAGTTCCTGGCTTGATTGTTATGCAATCACGaataatataaaacataatGGTGTTTTTTGTGAGCATTGATTACTAAGGTAGTATCcatcatctttttttcttttttcttttttctcggttctacatatttttgatgctacattatattttcaaaacaaacccaaaacactaaaaatctgcttaaattattttcaaaatccttTAAAATAGGCTCATTACCTATTTGGAGATATCGGATAATAACTGCatttaataaccacaataaccGCGCGGATGTAGATAAGAAAGACACGACACTGATGCGATTATCTAAAAACGATATCCACATGTCTGAGGTAAGGGAATTATAATAGGGTCAGGATTCTTTCAAATTATCTgtttaaatttgagagaattcatacAGATGATTATGAGGGACCACTTATGGGACCCACCTGAATGGATAAGTAGTTGGACAGCCCagcttttatttggtcaggtgggtcccATAAGTAATTTCTCACAAttacctgcccgaattctctcaaattcgaacagATAATTTGAGAGCATCCCTAGTCATATGATATTTACTACATATAAACTACGATATACTTATTACATTAGATTATCTCCAACAAAGGCTCTAAATGGCTCATAATAACTATTTACTATAGCATATTGTacattttgtttaatattttgctACGATAAACTTTCAAATATGAAAGTAAAGTTTACTGTAGCACATTGTACcttttgtttaatatatatatatatatatatatatatatatatatatatatatatatatatatatatatatatatatatatatattttctctattctccttTTGTTTAATCCTTTATCTCCCCCTCTCTcttctccttttgttttaaaaaacaacaaaatttattagaaaataatatttaaagaaagtagaaaGTGTAATAGATATTTCGTTgaagtttgtattgaaaaatttgtagctaaaataaaaaaagatgtcCTTTGAGTAGCTAAAATACTCACTATTACTCGATAGTCCCTagattataaatttttatgtaaaataagAGTGTACATGCGAATGCGAATATTACTTTTAGATATCTGCATCATGTTTTTTCTAACTGTATCCGTGCGGTTATTGCAGTTATTATTCGCTATTCACATATTAGATAACAAGCCATTTGGGCCTATTTTAGTCTATTGGACCTACTTTGTGTCTCTACTAGGacctattttaaatgattttgaaaatagtttaggccaatttttagtgttttgggattcttttaattttttttaaaccttgatcctttgaaaatatattgatttcacaatacttttgtctttttgcccGAGTATTATACGAGAAAGCAACACAGCTAACCaaactaatataaaattaacctatgtctaataaaaaaatgacgTGATTTTGGTACTAAACACTAAAGCAACAttattttgttgaatttattaaatataatatatataagtatatattatatataaagtgtATGCGGATCCGGTTAATAGCCACATCTGCATACCCTAAAACCGCTATTagcattgaaaaataaatattgacttctaaaagaaccaagtgtgtatttgtgtgcagtaaaatatctttaaatgcggaaagtaaaaagacaagatatttgttgacgaaatgaaaactttgtgaagagaaaaaccactccaaggtagccaaacccaggaactccactatccaaaaacaaagtaaCTTAcgaagcactcgtactcacaaaacctattactgtagtcatacctttaactcaaaaagtctcctacttgaatgggGGTTTTGATAGATTcgtttaccttagggccgacccttaagatagacttcacacgaactgttgagtaCACACTGGTaatagcttgagagctagcggatcttctattctccctaaacaccctttctaagcactatgaaattcgatacataattcatacaaattacaagcctgaagccctctatatataggtttacagaaaacctaaatctgcttgATTTCGAACTTTGGCTATTGAGCGTCTGAACGGAAATTAGCCTCTTTCGGAGGATCTTCTACGACTGCCTTCCAGAATAgcacaattctttccataataggtccacgtccggatggcttggccgagcgtctggacggtcttcgccATAACTCCTTTCGCGCTCCAAAAGGAAGTccggaatattttgaaatgctaGATAGGGTCTggacatgttgccacgtcgtccagacgtctttGCAGAAACTCACTCGAACAGTGCCGACtggaaatccaactccgtgtagaaattggagaagcttgacctagtatccaaacggtgttgccctgacgtccagacgtcttcaatgctgaagtttctagacattgcaaggtgtccggacgccttcaaaagcgtgtccggatgccttcaaaagcccgtccggacggttgcacaggaatcggctATTTACTTGGaaactgcatggaatcttcatagaTATCTTCTAGAAAGTTGTGATTAGTCACATATGactttgaaatgaacactgtccatattacatgaagactctgaataggaACTGATCATCCTGTTTAAATTGCaatcgttacataaagtgtttttgtcatccagaatgtagctaacataaaatactaacacgcATCACCATTTgcaaatagtaatttttgttAACTGTATTTACATCCGCATGTGCGGATAGCGAATGATGGATAGTGGATAGTAAATGTTAGTGGTTAATATATATCTGCCCGCACATACACTCCTAATGTAAAAGTCAACAtaacactaattttttttaatttaattttttgtttctaattagATAAGAAAATGGTTATAGGGGAGGATCCTTCCCGCTCCTGATTCAAAAGTAATAAGAAGTATACGATCTTATAAACGAAAAAGGGGTGGACTCCCCATCAATAAACCAAATCCAAACTAAAACAATgttgaaataattacaaagggTATGAAATGAGTCAAACAGGTGACCCAGTCCTTTGAAGGGGCCGCACAAGGAGgttaaaaaagttaaagagGCACGGATTAAGGTAAACCAATCTGTAACCTTGCTTGGGAACGAAAATGTTCGGAAGGCGGCTGAAGCGGTAGCAGCACATTTAGAGTTCGAATATAGGATTGTAGAAAAGAGATGCGTCAACACAAATCTAGATAAACCCATAtaacattataaaaataaaaataataaaataaaaaaacccaaaaactagcAACTTCGGCATCTGGCAGAGCGAAGTGGAACACGAGACTCGATGTCAGCGCGTGGGAATAACACTCCGGAGCATGAAAGGTGGAATGAGGCGTGGTTGGCAGTGGCAAGGAGCTGGAACGCCGGTGAGATCTGTGGAGTGGTGTGTGGGAGGCAAGGACCATTGGAGGAACATAGATCTAGCttttaaaaaaccaaatctAAGAACTTTTATAAAATCGGCACGGTGGAGCATTCAAGACACAAAAATTGCAATTCTAAACGGGATAAGTCGTACGGAACGACGGATAAAACCTCCTAAGAGTTGAGGAGCTAGGGCTAAATAAACCTCTAGCCAAACAACATAAGTAAAAGTATACATAAAGGatggaagaggaggaggagaggaaGGAAGACATGAGGTCCTTCCCTCCTTCCTGAGCCGGCTgaaactaggaaaaaaaaaaaaacgtttaagTATGAGAGAGAACGTACATATAAAAAAGGAGGTGAAATTTTTCATCCGGCAAAAATGCTTTACATAATACTAAGTTGAGTTGTGTTATTTGTGCACACATATTTTATACAAATATTATACACATATTCACAATAAATGTGGGACCATGCATGTACGTGGGACATCCACCAAGTTATAAATCAACCCTTCTCTAGTTAGACATTGGTGCCCGTTCGTACGCTAATCATGCAAAAAACACGAAAAATGTGGCGTGTGCGGACAGTTGGTTTAATTTCTACTATAAATTACACGTGTAAGTCTTGTATAATTTGCATCGATCCCAAAACCTCAAGACCACCATGGAGTTTTATTCTCATATCCAAACAATTGTAGGCCTTCTTGCTTTGCTAGTAATCTGTAGAGTCTTGAGAATTGCATCTCATGCCAAGAAGAGTCGCGCCAAGCTCATCGGAATCCCTGAACCACCCGGCGCACTACCCTTGATAGGCCACCTCCATCTTCTCGGAGGCCAAGACCCAGTCCCCCGAATTCTTGGGGCAATGGCCGACAAATACGGCTCACTCTTCTCACTCAAGGTCGGCCTTCATCGGCTCTTGGTGGTGAGCAGCAAGGAGATGGTCAAGGAATTCTTGGCCACCAACGACAGAGTTTTTGCCACGAGGGCAAGCATAGCAGCTGGAAAATACCTTGGTTACAACAATGCTATCTTTTCTCTTGCTCCTTACGGACAATATTGGCGCGACATGAGAAAGATGGCCATTCTTGAGCTTCTGTCGAGCGATCGGGTGGAAATGACGAAACATGTTCCGAACACAGAAGTGGAGTCGCTGATAAAAGACTTGTACTCGCTGTCTATAAACAACAGCGTGGCTACCATGAGCGAGATGTTTGAGCAGATGACTTTCAATATCATCCTCACGAAGCTTGTTGGGAAGCGATTTTCCTCTGCCGAATACGGCGACAAGAACAGCGAGGGGAGTCGCATTAGAAGTGGGATACACGAGGCTTTGTATCTGAGCGGTACTTTTGTCATGTCAGACGCCGTTCCTTTTCTTGAATGGCTGGACTTTAAAGGGCATATCGGTTCCATGAAGAGAGCTGCTAAGGAAATGGACTCGGTGATTGAAATTTGGCTTAAGGAACATCTTTGCCAGCAAAAATTAGAGTGTAAAAGTAGAGATGAAAGGGATTTCATGGATGCGATGTTAGCAACCCTTGAGGAGGATGCTGTGATCTCGGGGCATACACGCGATACCATCGTCAAGGCAACAACATTGGTTCGTACTTTAGTTCTTCATTTCTTATGATTGCTAGTAAGAATTGAGCCCTTCACAGTACTTACTCAACATTATTAGATGTCTTGCTGTTGGCTTAGTGTtaaatttgttagaatattaatcaaatatACTTTTTTGCTGCAGATTCTCATCCTAACAGGCGCAGGAAGCACAGCTGTCACTCTAACATGGATAGTGACCTTGCTCTTAAACCACCCAAGCGTGCTAAAGGCTGCCCAAGAAGAGCTAGACATCCATGTAGGGAA harbors:
- the LOC133880586 gene encoding dimethylnonatriene synthase-like, translating into MEFYSHIQTIVGLLALLVICRVLRIASHAKKSRAKLIGIPEPPGALPLIGHLHLLGGQDPVPRILGAMADKYGSLFSLKVGLHRLLVVSSKEMVKEFLATNDRVFATRASIAAGKYLGYNNAIFSLAPYGQYWRDMRKMAILELLSSDRVEMTKHVPNTEVESLIKDLYSLSINNSVATMSEMFEQMTFNIILTKLVGKRFSSAEYGDKNSEGSRIRSGIHEALYLSGTFVMSDAVPFLEWLDFKGHIGSMKRAAKEMDSVIEIWLKEHLCQQKLECKSRDERDFMDAMLATLEEDAVISGHTRDTIVKATTLILILTGAGSTAVTLTWIVTLLLNHPSVLKAAQEELDIHVGKDRRVQESDIKNLNYLRAIVKETLRLYPPGPVTGLREAMEDCNIGDRFVPKGTQLIVNIWKVQRDPRVWSNPTEFQPERFMTTHSEIDIRGQDFEFIPFSYGRRSCPGASYGMQVVHLALARLLQGFDITTIAAGMKVDMREGLGIALPKAEPLEVVLKPRLPMDLY